The window ACCAGTGTTACAATGCTCAGGCCAGTGTTGATATCGAAACCATGCTGATTCTTGGTAGCCACCTTACTCAGAACCCTAACGACAAAATGGAAATGGAACCCGCACTTGAGGCTTTAAGCGCTCTACCAGAGAGCCTCGGTGCTGTTGATACCGTGCTGGCCGATGCTGGTTACCACAGTGAAGCCAATGTCGATCATTGTCTTCAACACGAGATTCTCCCGCATATCAGTGCTGGACGCGAGACACATAATCAGACGCTCAAAGAACGATTCGGCGATCCGGATCCCTTGCCTGAGGATGCCGATGAAATCACAAAGATGAAGCACCGATTGAAAACCAGAGACGGCCGTGTTCTTTACGCTAAACGAAAATGCACCGTCGAACCGGTCTTCGGGATTATCAAGGCCATTATGGGTTTCCGGCAGTTTCAACTCCGCGGGGTGAAGCTCGTCAGTGGAGAGTGGGACCTGGTCTGCATGGCCTGGAATCTGAAGCGGTTACATACCCTGGCGGCATAAACCCGCCTGATAGTCCCTTCTTTCATCTCAAAATAACGGAACAATGACCAATGGGGGCAATAAATCGTGATGCCCCTTGGAAATTTCAACAGCTGCTGTTCAAATCGTCAGTCATGACTCGTTGCTGATGGACAAGTCCGACGGACTGCTAGTATTTCTTGTAGGGCAGGAACTTCCCGGACATGATCACCTTGACCCTGTCGCCGTTGGGGTCTTCCTCTTTTTCCACCTTGAAGGAGAAATCGATGGCGCTCATGATGCCATCGCCGAACTTCTCGTGGACGACCGATTTGAATGGGTAGCCGAAGACCTGGAGGATCTCATACAGGCGATAAATGAGGGGGTCAGTGGGAACGACAGGCCCCAAGCCCTTGTTCGGGAAGGATGTCAGGAAATACTCGAAAGTCTCCCTGTCTTCCTCCAGCCCGAGCTCGGAAACGATTTTGGCGGCTTCCTCGGCATTAGCCTGCATCTGGCCGTAGAGCAGTGCGGCAACCCACACCTCGTCATGGCCTATCGCTTGTCCAAGTGCCGTAAAAGTCAGCCCCTTTTCCTCTTTTGCGTCAAGCAATACCTCAGTGTACTCAGTTATATCCATGGATTCTCCTTTCCTGATACGGTTACAGAGATAAAATTCCCTGATTGTAAAACCAGGTGTGCGCCAAGTCGGCAACGGTCCCTAATGTAAAGAATTTTGGTATGACCAGTAGAATTCGGGTTTGCTCAACTATATATATACTTTTCGGATTTGGAAATGGTTTTCGCCCCATCTTCCCGCCCGTCAGGTGAGGCCCATACGTTCATCAAAGCGGTCTGTGGGACAGGCGGGCACAAAGTATACACCCCCGTTGTCAGGCACTCCGGCGGCGAGCTGCTCAATCTCCCGGGTACCGGAAACATTGTCTAAAATCCAGGCGAGTTTTCCACCTGAAAAGTAGGGGGCAAGCACCAGGCCGGTTTTTTCGCGGAACATCCGTTCCATCCCATCCTGCTTCAGGCGATCGGTCAAGCCCGCTGCCCTCCTGTCCTGGTCCTCGGCGCGGTCAGGACATAGGTAACATGCGGCCCTTGTGAAAAACCCGGACAGTTTACGTGTTGCTTGCCGGGGTTTAATTGGAACTTGACTCGATTGCTCCTTGTAATTAGGATACTCTGAATGTCCAAAGCTTATTGATGTTTTTCCTGGGTTGAGGATCGCCTGGGGAAAAATGTCCATTTAATATGGCGAACCCGGGAGAGATGGAAGCTGGTTGATTATGAACAATCTCCGGCAGAACGTCTCCCACTCCTTCTTTGGAAAAATGGTGCTTCCATGGAGTATCCGAGTGACCTGCTAAACCTCATCGGTGAAGTCGATCTGGAGGAGATTCTCACTGTTTTTACGAGAGCAATGGGTGTGGCGTCCATTATCACCCATGTAGACGGGACGCCCATCACCAAACCGCACAATTTCACGCGACTTTGTGAGAGGTATTGCAGAACTACCAAGGAAGGCATAAAGAAGTGTAAACAGAGTGACAGGTACGGAGGAAGGGAATCGGCCCGAAAAAGGGAGCCGGTAATCTACAATTGTCTCAACGCGGGGCTGATCGATTGTGCGGCTCCAGTGGTTGTTGATGGGTATCACCTTGCTACCGTTTTGTGCGGCCAGGTGCTGGAAGAACCCTTGGAAGATGATGTGGCCCGGGAGAATGCTCTTTCCATAGGGATTTCAGATATTTCAGGATATATGCTGGAGTTGGCGCAGATTCCGATCATGAGCCGCTCACGCCTCCTGGACATTGTCAACCTGATGGCGCTTATCACGAAAACGGTGAGCGAGTTGGTGCTTGGAAAGTATCGGCTTTTCAAGAGTTCCCAGGAATACCTGAATGTTCTCATCAACAGCGTTTCCGACAGCATTATTTCAACGGACAACGAACACAACATCACCATGGTCAACAATGCCAGTGAGCATATTTTTCAATGGGATACCAGCGAACTGGCCGGCAGATCAATTCTGTCACTGCTGGCGGGTCAGAAATCTGTGGATACTTATCTGGATAAAGCCTCAAACCATTGCCAAGAGAAGAGCTGGTTAGGAGAACTGCTTGCGAAGAAATCGGACCAGACCGAATTTCCAGTCCGTTTGTCTATCTCTGCCATCGTCGATCCTGAAAAAGAGGTAAATACGGGATATGTCGCGGTAGTTCGCGATATCTCGGAAGAAAAAAAGGTCCAGCGAATGAAAGAAGAATTGGTTGCCATGGTGACTCACGATATGAGGAACCCTGTTCTTTCGGTTGGAAAAGCCCTTCAACTTCTGGCTGCTTCCGATCTTGCTTTTGGTGAACGACAATTAGAGATCCTTACCATGGCCATCGGAACCACGAACCATATCTATGGGCTTGCCAACGACCTGCTGGATAATTACCGAAGCGAAACCGGGCAGCTCAGCCTTTTCAAAACCATTTTCGACATCAGGGATATTGTTCGCAACAGCATCCAACAACTGAAGTTTTATTCAGACGACAAGGGGATAACCATTCGCTATCGGGTACCACAAGAACCGCTTAAACTGACCGGAGACAGTGTAAGATTAACACGTGTTTTTACCAATCTCTTTGAAAACGCGATTAAATACAGTCCCGAAGAAGGAATAATTGAGGTGTCCACCATCATGGTCTCCGGTTCCGACCTCAAAAGTGTTGAAAATAGCGTTCCCTCCCATCACAAGAAGGTTCTGGTGGATGGGAGGTTTTACATTCTAAGTGAGATCATAGACGGTGGAGTGGGCATCCCGGAAAAGTACCAGAACTCTGTGTTCGATAAATTTTTCACCATTGAAACCATAAATCTTCCGGAAAGAAGGAGCGTGGGTATTGGCCTTGCGGTCTGCCAACAGATGGTGGAAGCCCATGATGGGTGTATCTGGGTGAAATCCCCCATGACACAATGCGGCCCCGGGAGAAATGGAGGCTGCATCTTTTCCTTCATTCTGCCTGCAGTATAATAGCTTTGCCTGCGTTGTCAGGTGGACCCGGGTAGTGGCCACCCTGCATTCGGGTTAGGTGTGGAGGATGTGTTTTCGCCGCGTTTTCAGTAACTGTTGATCACAGAAGTGATTCGAGTCGTGGTCTGGAGGAAAGGACAATGATTTGTGAGGAGTTTCCGGAACTGATCAAGGTGTTTGTGGCCGATGACCACCCACTGCTGCGAGCTGGTTTAAGGCTTTC is drawn from bacterium BMS3Abin14 and contains these coding sequences:
- a CDS encoding transposase DDE domain protein yields the protein MAPLFVQILLIARQLGILKLGKVSLDGTKIKANASKHRALSWKHARKLEAKLKAEVKDLLRQAEEADQSDIPDGMDIPAELARREDRLAAIAGAKAEIEQRAAARYAEEQADYEKKLVARQAKEQKTGKKTGGKKPKAPVAGPRDKDQVNLTDEESRIMPISGGGFDQCYNAQASVDIETMLILGSHLTQNPNDKMEMEPALEALSALPESLGAVDTVLADAGYHSEANVDHCLQHEILPHISAGRETHNQTLKERFGDPDPLPEDADEITKMKHRLKTRDGRVLYAKRKCTVEPVFGIIKAIMGFRQFQLRGVKLVSGEWDLVCMAWNLKRLHTLAA
- the cynS gene encoding cyanate hydratase gives rise to the protein MDITEYTEVLLDAKEEKGLTFTALGQAIGHDEVWVAALLYGQMQANAEEAAKIVSELGLEEDRETFEYFLTSFPNKGLGPVVPTDPLIYRLYEILQVFGYPFKSVVHEKFGDGIMSAIDFSFKVEKEEDPNGDRVKVIMSGKFLPYKKY
- the glpK_1 gene encoding glycerol kinase; its protein translation is MTDRLKQDGMERMFREKTGLVLAPYFSGGKLAWILDNVSGTREIEQLAAGVPDNGGVYFVPACPTDRFDERMGLT
- the walK gene encoding sensor protein kinase WalK — encoded protein: MEYPSDLLNLIGEVDLEEILTVFTRAMGVASIITHVDGTPITKPHNFTRLCERYCRTTKEGIKKCKQSDRYGGRESARKREPVIYNCLNAGLIDCAAPVVVDGYHLATVLCGQVLEEPLEDDVARENALSIGISDISGYMLELAQIPIMSRSRLLDIVNLMALITKTVSELVLGKYRLFKSSQEYLNVLINSVSDSIISTDNEHNITMVNNASEHIFQWDTSELAGRSILSLLAGQKSVDTYLDKASNHCQEKSWLGELLAKKSDQTEFPVRLSISAIVDPEKEVNTGYVAVVRDISEEKKVQRMKEELVAMVTHDMRNPVLSVGKALQLLAASDLAFGERQLEILTMAIGTTNHIYGLANDLLDNYRSETGQLSLFKTIFDIRDIVRNSIQQLKFYSDDKGITIRYRVPQEPLKLTGDSVRLTRVFTNLFENAIKYSPEEGIIEVSTIMVSGSDLKSVENSVPSHHKKVLVDGRFYILSEIIDGGVGIPEKYQNSVFDKFFTIETINLPERRSVGIGLAVCQQMVEAHDGCIWVKSPMTQCGPGRNGGCIFSFILPAV